The following are encoded in a window of Cryptomeria japonica unplaced genomic scaffold, Sugi_1.0 HiC_scaffold_22, whole genome shotgun sequence genomic DNA:
- the LOC131051908 gene encoding cytochrome c oxidase subunit 3: QYSKQRNGAELFMTQRHSHHLVDPSPWPISGSLGALATTVGGVMYMHSFTGGSTLLSLGLIFILYTMFVRWRDVIRESTLEGHHTKVVQFGLRYGFIPFIVSEVMSPFAFFRAFFHSPLAPAVEIGGIWPPKGIGVLNPWEIPSPNTLIPLSSGAAVTWAHHAILAGKERQAVYALVATVSLALVLTGFQGMEYSQAPFTVSDGIHGPTSFSATGFHGFHVIIGTLFPIICGIRQYPGHLTKEHHVGFEAAAWYWHSVDVVRSFPFVSIHWWGGLRRDAL; encoded by the coding sequence CAGTACTCGAAGCAACGGAACGGAGCGGAGTTGTTTATGACTCAGAGGCATTCTCATCACTTGGTAGATCCAAGTCCATGGCCTATTTCGGGTTCACTCGGAGCTTTGGCAACCACAGTTGGAGGTGTTATGTACATGCACTCATTCACGGGGGGTTCAACACTCCTCAGTTTGGGCTTGATCTTCATCCTATATACCATGTTTGTACGGTGGCGCGATGTGATACGTGAATCCACGTTGGAGGGACATCACACCAAAGTCGTACAATTCGGACTTCGATATGGTTTTATTCCGTTCATCGTATCGGAGGTCATGTCCCCCTTCGCTTTCTTCCGGGCTTTTTTCCATTCCCCTTTGGCGCCTGCGGTAGAAATTGGAGGTATCTGGCCCCCAAAAGGGATTGGGGTTTTGAATCCCTGGGAAATCCCTTCTCCTAATACGCTTATTCCCCTTTCATCCGGAGCTGCCGTAACTTGGGCTCATCATGCTATACTCGCGGGGAAGGAGCGACAAGCAGTTTACGCTTTAGTAGCCACCGTTTCACTGGCTCTAGTACTCACTGGGTTCCAGGGAATGGAGTATTCTCAAGCACCTTTCACTGTCTCGGATGGTATTCACGGTCCTACGTCCTTCTCAGCAACTGGGTTTCATGGTTTTCATGTGATTATAGGGACTCTTTTCCCAATCATATGTGGTATTCGCCAATATCCGGGTCATTTGACCAAGGAGCATCACGTTGGCTTTGAAGCAGCTGCATGGTACTGGCATTCCGTAGACGTGGTTCGGTCATTCCCATTTGTCTCTATCCATTGGTGGGGAGGTCTACGAAGGGACGCATTATAG